The following DNA comes from Ornithobacterium rhinotracheale DSM 15997.
ATTATATTCTTTTCGTTTGTTTTGTTTCAGGTGTTTGGCTTCATTGCGACGCCAGATTCTCCTCTGTTGTTCTTTGGAATATTCTACTTGTATATGCTTAAGAAATTTACTGAACGCAGTACTTGGGGGAGGGCTTTTTTACTAGGTTTTTCTATGGCGGCGTTGATGTATAGCAAGTATCATTCAGCGTTTTTAATCATATTTACATTGATTCCATTTGTGCCTAAATTCATTAAAAATATCAAAGCCTATGCTGCGATTATTTTTGCTCTATTGTTGTATGTACCACATTTGTATTGGCAATACGCTCATGATTTTCAAACATTGGAGTACCATTTCTTTAGACGAAATGCAAATTTGAATTTTTACCTCACCGATCCATTGGAGTATTTGCTTAATGTTTTGGCGGTAGGTTCTCCATTTTTAATGTATTTCTTCCTAAAAGGCGTGGGAAAAGTAAAGAAAAACACTTATGTGTATTCTATGATTTTAGCGTTTTTTGCCGTGGTAGGATTCTTTATTTTTGCAAGTTTTAGAAGTTCGGTGCAGGCACAGTGGACTTTGATTGCCTATTTGCCCATGTGTTATTTGCTGTATCAATATGCGGTGCAAAATCCGTCTGAACAAAAATGGATTCAAAAATTAGGATTATTGACGATTTTTCTGCTGTTTTTAGGGCGAATTTATGTTGTGATTCCAGATCCCATTTTCAAAACTAAATACCATGGCTGGAAGGAGGCTATGATAGAGGCAGGTAAGAAAACGCACGGCATGGCAGCTTTTGATGCCTATCAAGAAGTTTCGTTGTTTAATTTTTATAATTACCCTAATAAGCAAGCAGCGATTTACCGAACCTTTGAAGGTCGCCCATCGCAATACACTATAACTGATAATGAACTGAATTTAAATCACAAAGACATTACTTTCTTTAATTACGATAAAAGTAAAAGTTCTACGCCAAACGATTCTTTGTATATAAATAGTAGCCGTCCGTTTTCGTATTTTCCAGTAGATATTAAAGATTTTATTTCGGTAAAAGATTTAAAAATTGATATTTTAGACTCAGAGATTAAAGACGGAAAATTATATTGTAAAATTAAAATCAGCGGGGCGGTAGATAGCGAAGTGAGCCCAGCATTAGGCTTTCAATTGAGATTTGTGGCGGTGAAAAAGCCATTGTCCTCCAAAGTGCTATACCAAGAAAATGTAGCATTTAAACCATTTGGAAAAAATCCTACAAACGAAATTCAAACAATAGAAATTCCTATACCTGAAAATTTTGAGCCCAAAGCTGAAAATGTGGGGTATTTAGGATTTAGTTATAAAAATTTAGACATAAAAAATCAATCAAATTACCTATATTTAGCCCGAGAAGAATGATTAAAGCAAGAAACATATATAAATATTACGGCGATTTGCAAGTCTTGAAAGGAGTAGACTTGGAGGTTGCTACTGCCGAGGTCGTTTCTATTGTGGGCGCGTCGGGAGCGGGGAAAACTACCCTTTTGCAGATTTTAGGAAGCTTGGACAAAGCATCTGAAACCGAGAAAAACCAAACAAGCATTCTGCTCGATGGGGTGGAAATTTCGGGAATGAATGACAAGGCTATTTCCAAATTCAGAAATGAAAACATTGGATTTATTTTTCAGTTTCATCAATTATTGCCCGAATTTTCTGCATTAGAAAATGTGTGCATGCCTGCGATGATTGCAGGGAAATCACTTAAAGAAGCTACGCCCAGAGCACTTGAGCTTTTATCTTTTTTTGGGCTAAAGGATCGCGCTACGCATAAGCCCCAGCAGCTTTCTGGCGGAGAGCAACAGCGTGTGGCGGTGGCGCGAGCATTGATGAACCAGCCCAAAGTGATTTTTGCCGATGAACCTTCGGGGAATTTGGATTCTAAAAATGCAGAAGAATTGCACCAATTGTTTTTTGATTTGAGAAACGAGTTTGGGCAAACCTTCGTGATTGTAACACACAACAAAGATTTAGCCGAAATGGCAGATCGCAAAATAGTGATGAAAGATGGCAACTTAGTATGATAAGTTCTAAAAGAAAAAAATGGTTTATCGGTGGAGGGATTTTGGCAATTCTTCTGCTGATAAGCGGTGGAGTTTACTCCTATTTTGATCGCGAAATCGAAGCGCAAATCAAAACTTTAATCAAAGAAAATTTGCCAGACAATATTCAGCTGGATTATAAAAAGCTGAATGTGAATTTGTTTACGGCATCGTTTAAAGTCGAGGAACCTAAGGTTTATCTTCGGGATAAAGGCATTCGTGTGAATATGGATGTGGCACGAGTAAGCGGCATTAATCTCTGGGAAATCGTGGTGAATGACCATATAGATGTCGGTAAAATAGACTTCCGTGGCGTGGATGCCGAAGTGAATCCCATGCAGCGAGACACTACTTTTGTGAAGAAGAAAACGCCAAAAGATAATTTAGAAATCTCTATCAGCAAGATTTTAATCAATATCAATTCGTTTAAAGTAATCAATCAAAAAGGACAGCAAAAGCTAGATTTAGAAAACTCCAATTTAGCATTGAGGAATTTAATGGTAAAGACCAATCCCGCTGATGAAGATGAATCTTTGAAATATGAAATCAATGATTTTGAGGTAGATAGTCTGCATGTGATGTTGAGCAAAACGCGAGAAGTGAGCATAGGGCATTTAAAGCTAGATAGCATCAGGGCTTTTGCGCAAAATGTGAATTTAGAATTGAAAGACCAAGGCGTGGCACTGGATTTAGGAGAATTAAATTTTCACAGAATTGGGCTAAATTCGATTTTAAGACAGGATACCATTCGCATAAAACGCATTGATTTGAAAAATGCTGCGGTGAAAATTACGCCATCAAAAGAAGCAGCCCCAAAAGTAGATTCTACCGAGCGAGAAAATAAAATGATCTGGGTAGAGCAATTCCGTGTGAAAAATTTAAGCCTAAATAAAATAGAAGAGGGGAGCAAATTAGCCACAAGCATTGGTGAGGCAGCGACTTATATTAAAGATATTAAAATCTTGACACAGCCAGAAGATGGGCAAAGAGGATTCTCATACCATTTGGTGGAGCTAAAGGCGAAAGACATTGTAAGTCCGTTTAAAACAGGATTGCACACGATGAAAATCGCCTCGCTCGACATGGATTCCACCAATATTGATATTAAAAAATTATCCATTCACCCAAATTATAGCCGATTGGAATTTCAAACACACATCAAGGAGCAAAAAGATGTGATAGATTTAGAAATTCCGAGTTTAAGCATACTTAATTATAAGTATGATAACGGGAATGATAAGCCGATGATTTATGCGGAAAAAGTTAGGTTAAATCAGCCAGATATTACGGTGTATCGCAACAAAGTTACGCCAGAGCAAACGCCACGAAAACCGCTATATTCCGAAATGCTTAGAAAAGCAAAATTTGGATTAGATATTCCAACTATTGACATTAAAAACGGAAAGGTAGTCTATGAGGAGCATATCGATTATCGCCAAAAACCTGGAAAAATATATTTTACCAATTTTAATGCGACAATCACTAATTTAAACAATACACAAGCATCTAATGATCAAGTTTTGATTGCTGTAAACACGCTTTTTATGGGGGCTCCGACCGAGGTGAATTGGGATTTTCATATCTTTAAACCAGCCGATCAGTTTACAATTTCAGGAACGGTAAAAAATCTAGATCCAGAACGCTTGGATACCTTTTTTGTACACAATTTGAATGCGCAAATCAAGGGAACTGTAACTTGGGCAAAGTTTAATTTTAAAGGGAATGACAAAGGGGCTAAAGGATATATGAAGATGGATTTTAGCAACATCGAAGTGGATATTTTGACCAAGAAAACCAAGAAGAAAAAGAAATTCTGGAGCACGCTTGCTAATTGGCTAGTAAAAGACGATAGCAAAGAAAATGAGGGCAAAGAAAGCAAAATCATTGTGGTAGAGCGAAATCAGCAAAAATCCTTTTTTAACCTATTTTGGTTATGTTTAAAACAGGGATTAGTTGATAATTTGTTGTAAAAAAAAGAGAATTTTTTAAACCTCTTTTTCTTTATGTTCAATCTCGAAAGTGCAATGGTGAATGTTCTGATGGAGCATCTCGTGACGTAAATCATCTTTCAATTCTCTTTCGCATTCGCAACTTAAATCTTGATTTAGAAAAATATGTGCCGTCATGGCATTTTCTACCGAGCTAATCGCCCAAATGTGAATATGTTCCACATGGCTCACTTCTACAAATCCGTTCAATTTGTCTTCCACTTTTTCAAGGCTCACATTAGGCGGAATGCCGTCTAGGCTCATGCGTAAACTATCGCGTAGTAGGTGCCAAGTGCTGTAAATCACAATAATGGCAATCACGATACTTAAAACAGGATCTACCCAATACCAGCCAAAACTTAGCATCAAAAGCCCGCCCACGAGCACCGCTGCACTCACCAGCGCATCGCTCATTAGGTGCAAATAAGCACTTTTGATATTGATATCTCTGTGTTGGTCTTTCATAAAGAGCCAACCGGTAAAGGCATTGATGATAATTCCAATACCAGCGATAATCGCAATTGTTTTACCAGGAAGGGGCTCGGGATTGCTTAGTCTTTGGATTGCTTCTAAAATAACGGCTCCCATCGAGATTAAAAGCAAAATCGCATTGAAAAGAGCAATTAATATCGAAGATTTTCGGTAGCCGTAAGTATAATTTTTGACAGATTTTTTGGCTAAAAGTTTAAAGCCGATAAGCGATAAAAAAAGCGTGCTCACATCAGCAAGGTTGTGAATCGCATCGGAGATGAGCGAAGTAGAGCTTACATAAAAACCGAATCCAAATTCCAGTAATAAATAAGCTAAATTAAGCACAATCCCAATGATAAAAGCACGATTTACCTGCTTGGGATCAAATTCATGATGATGGTGGTGATGGTGTTCCATAACTTTGTTTGTATGGAGTTCAAAGGTAAGACAATCTAATAAAAAATGCTACATGCTTTTGCAAATAAGAAACATTTTCTATCTTTGCCTCCAATGAAACTGTCTGAGAACATAGCAATTGCTACCACTCAAAACTTTTTTGGTGAAAACTTACCAAAAACTTTGGCGGTCTTAGGAATTTGTGTACATACGTACATCAGCGAGACCGTAATATTTCAAAAATCTTTTAAATATGTAAGTTTACGAGCTTTTTCTTTTTTAGGGAAAGCCGTGAAATCTTACAAATATTTTAGCTTTAAAAATCATAAAAATCTCTCTCGAAATGTTTCGGGAGGGGGGCTTTTTTGTGTCTAAATATCAATTAAAACAATAATAATTTTTTTAAAAACTAACATTTATGAAGAAAAGTATTTTACTTTTATTAGTCTTAGTGATGGGCGCTAGTCTTTACGCTCAGCAAGAGCAGGGAAGAGTTGGGATAAACACCACTTCTCCGAAAGCAACTTTAGACATTGGTAAAGAGGGCGTAGATGATGCCAAAGGGCTACTCGTGCCACGCCTTACGGCAGACGAGGTAAAGACTATGACCGATACTAACAAGGTAGGCGAAGACCAAAACTCTTTACTCCTTTATGTTACACAACCCTTTGCGGAAGCCAAAAACAAAACAGGCAAGTATGAGCTGATAGAACAAGCGGGCTACTACTATTACGATGCAAAATATAACGGAGGAATGTGGGTGCCTATTTTTGGGAATAGAAAAAATATTTATGAAATTACAGAAGAAACCTATCTATTACCCGAACATAATAATTCCTTTTTGTATGTAAAATCTGATGAAAATATAAATCTTCATGTATTAGGGGATGATTTGCATAAACTTCCTTTAGGATTTAATTGCGTAATAGTACAAGAAGGTAAAGGGCAAGTCTTTATCATTGGAGATAGGCTCAATATAAAAACAGCTCGAGGATATAAAACAAGAACCCAATACTCTGCTATTGGTGTTATTATAGACAAACCAAATAGTTTTACAATTACAGGAGATGCTGTTAATTAAAAGTTTTAAGTGACTATGAGAAATAGGAGTACAATCAAATTTAGTATAATCTTATCCCTTGTTTCATTATTCGTAAATGCACAAAATGTGGTAATGAAAGCATTGGATGCGCCTAATACAAAAACAATTATAGTATCTTATCAAAAAGATTTTAAGCGAGATAATTGTGAAGAAGGTTACGGAGAAACTGTAACTTACAGGAAAGATATAGTTTACAAAGTTTCAGAGTTTGCACTTCCAGAAGAAAAGAAAAAAGAAGAAAAGAGAGCACTTGAACAAGCAAAACAATTAGTAGAAAAGGAGGGACAAGATTTTGTGAATAATGTTGGTCAATGTCTAAAGACGGACATAGATCCTACGAGCCTATCTTTTGTTGCAATAAGAAATGTGTATGAAAGTATTCCAACTGTTTGTTCTGAGATTGTTACGGAAAAAGAAATTAAAGCTTATAGTAGTATAAGTCAGCAAGATGCTGAAGAGAAGGTAGATAAACTTGTAAAGCAATTTCAAGAAGAGCAAACAAATCATAGATCAGGAGGATGTTTGCGTCTTGCCCCTGAATTACTTTTAGCGAAATGCCAATTCACTTACGGAAGTAGTACTTATTTTGTAATGTATAATTACTTTAAGATATTTCCAGCTTATGTTAAAAGAGATGCTTATAATGATGTTATAGAGAGGGTATTTATGGGAGATGATTCTAAGGATCCTTATTACAACCCAAATTCGGATTATTATGATGAAGTGGGGAAGTCGTCAATGATTCAATGGTGTAGAGATAAAGTGGCAGAAGCAGGAGGGGAAATTATTACTTCTCCAGGAGGATTGAAAGTCTTTTTGAGTGGTTTCAGAGTTAATTATTTTGACGCACCTCTGAATCATGGTATATCTGAACTTTCAGAACAAGATAGGCAGGATCTTGATTATTTTAAAAATGACTTGTGGTGGTATTGGGGAATTAAATATTGGGAAGGTCAAATTCAGCATCATTACTTAGATTTTTATTCTAGTCCAGGTAGAGTGTGGACTGGACAAGGTTATGGATATGTTCAAGGAGATATAGCTCCTCCTGCGTGTCCAGTCTGCACAAGCGGGAATTAGTTTGGGGAAAAGTAAAAAAGTTTACCCCATAAAAAACAGAAAAAAATATGAAATATAAATTAATATAATAAACCAATCCGCAAAATCGTGGCGAGAAGAAGTGGTATGCCAATGCCGTAAACGCAGGGACTATCAGCCAGCGTGCCGTGGCTAAAAACATTGCCGAGAAATCCTCGCTCACGGCAGGAGACATCGCCAATGTAATCGAGAATTTATTAGAAGAAATGCCCAGGGTAAGAGCGTAAAGCTGGGCGAATTTGGTACTTTTCGCCTTTCGCTAAGCAGTGAGGGTGCTAAAAGCGAAAAAGATTTTAGCGCCTCTATGATTAAGTCGCCTAAAGTGATTTTCACGCCAGGGGTGGCACTTAAAAAGGCATTGACCGATGTTAAATTCGAGAAAGAATCATAGTATGGTAGTTCATACAAACAAACCTAACAGAGGCGTCAAAAGCCTCTGTTTTTTTATGTTTTTGCCTGAAAAAAAAGCATTGTTGTAACTCTCTGATAATAAATCTCTTTTAAGGGCGTAAATTTACGTACGCATCCAGCAAAATTTCTTGACGCCTCGCGATAAATTTCTAGGCGTCAAGAATTTTATTTTTATACTTAGGGGGGGCATTAGGTAAGTCTTTTCAATGCAAAGCTATTGACGTTTAGCTTAAAAAATAAAAGCTTTAATTTCCCGAAAATCAATTAAAAATTGTATTTTAGGCGGAGCAAAAATTTTTGATGAATGAAAGTAAGAAATGTCGTACTAGCAGCGTGTGCACTCACAGCCTGTGCTACGCCGCCTAAACAGATTAAGCAAGTGAAAGAGAATGTTTTAAAATACCCTACGACCAAAAAAGAAAATGTGAGTTATGAGCATTTTGGCGTAAAAGTGCAAGACCCCTACCGCTGGCTCGAGGACGATCGCTCGGCAGAAACAGCCGCTTGGGTGAAGGCTGAAAACGAAGTAACCAACGCGTATTTAGCCCAAATTCCGTTTAGAAATCAACTTAAAAAACAACTGACTGATTTATGGAATTATGAGAAAATTTCTGCCCCGTCGCGTCACGGCGATTGGTTGTATTTTTATAAAAACGACGGATTGCAAGCACAATCGGTGTTGTATCGCAAAAAAAGCGAAAATGCTAAATCCGAAGTTTTTTTAGACCCAAATAAATTTTCTAAAGACGGCACCACATCGCTTGCGGGCATTAGCTTTTCCAAAGACGGTTCGCTCGCAGCCTATCAAATCTCAGAAGGCGGTTCGGATTGGAGAAAAGTCATCGTGATAGATACCAATACCAAGCAACAGGTGGGAGATATTTTGGTTGATGTGAAATTCTCGGATCCTGCTTGGCTCGGCAATGAGGGCTTCTTTTATTCTTCGTACGATAAGCCACAAGGCAGCGAACTTTCGGCAAAGACCAATCAGCATAAATTGTATTTCCATAAATTGCACACGCCTCAAAAAACTGATGAATTGATTTTCGGCGGAGAAAAAACACCACGACGCTATATCAGTGCCAGCATTACCGAAGATCAGCGTTATTTAATCATTTCAGCGGCACAATCTACCAGTGGAAATGAACTTTATATTAAGGATTTACAAAATCCAAATGCTGAAATAATTACGGTTTTAAACGATTTTTCTACCGATACACGCGTAGTGAATAGTCAGGGAGATGAATTATTTATGCAGACCAATTACCAAGCACCAAACAATCGTTTGGTGAAAGCTAATATCAATAATT
Coding sequences within:
- a CDS encoding ArnT family glycosyltransferase, which translates into the protein MEERISQTLQRKIYIIAFVYFIINALQSYFTPLIDDEAYYWVWSKDLDWGFFDHPPMIALWIKIGFFFIKNALGVRLVSCLMGALGFIVFTSLVDVRTEKQLKLFSIIFFSFVLFQVFGFIATPDSPLLFFGIFYLYMLKKFTERSTWGRAFLLGFSMAALMYSKYHSAFLIIFTLIPFVPKFIKNIKAYAAIIFALLLYVPHLYWQYAHDFQTLEYHFFRRNANLNFYLTDPLEYLLNVLAVGSPFLMYFFLKGVGKVKKNTYVYSMILAFFAVVGFFIFASFRSSVQAQWTLIAYLPMCYLLYQYAVQNPSEQKWIQKLGLLTIFLLFLGRIYVVIPDPIFKTKYHGWKEAMIEAGKKTHGMAAFDAYQEVSLFNFYNYPNKQAAIYRTFEGRPSQYTITDNELNLNHKDITFFNYDKSKSSTPNDSLYINSSRPFSYFPVDIKDFISVKDLKIDILDSEIKDGKLYCKIKISGAVDSEVSPALGFQLRFVAVKKPLSSKVLYQENVAFKPFGKNPTNEIQTIEIPIPENFEPKAENVGYLGFSYKNLDIKNQSNYLYLAREE
- a CDS encoding ABC transporter ATP-binding protein, which encodes MIKARNIYKYYGDLQVLKGVDLEVATAEVVSIVGASGAGKTTLLQILGSLDKASETEKNQTSILLDGVEISGMNDKAISKFRNENIGFIFQFHQLLPEFSALENVCMPAMIAGKSLKEATPRALELLSFFGLKDRATHKPQQLSGGEQQRVAVARALMNQPKVIFADEPSGNLDSKNAEELHQLFFDLRNEFGQTFVIVTHNKDLAEMADRKIVMKDGNLV
- a CDS encoding cation diffusion facilitator family transporter, producing the protein MEHHHHHHHEFDPKQVNRAFIIGIVLNLAYLLLEFGFGFYVSSTSLISDAIHNLADVSTLFLSLIGFKLLAKKSVKNYTYGYRKSSILIALFNAILLLISMGAVILEAIQRLSNPEPLPGKTIAIIAGIGIIINAFTGWLFMKDQHRDINIKSAYLHLMSDALVSAAVLVGGLLMLSFGWYWVDPVLSIVIAIIVIYSTWHLLRDSLRMSLDGIPPNVSLEKVEDKLNGFVEVSHVEHIHIWAISSVENAMTAHIFLNQDLSCECERELKDDLRHEMLHQNIHHCTFEIEHKEKEV
- a CDS encoding DUF5977 domain-containing protein; translated protein: MKALDAPNTKTIIVSYQKDFKRDNCEEGYGETVTYRKDIVYKVSEFALPEEKKKEEKRALEQAKQLVEKEGQDFVNNVGQCLKTDIDPTSLSFVAIRNVYESIPTVCSEIVTEKEIKAYSSISQQDAEEKVDKLVKQFQEEQTNHRSGGCLRLAPELLLAKCQFTYGSSTYFVMYNYFKIFPAYVKRDAYNDVIERVFMGDDSKDPYYNPNSDYYDEVGKSSMIQWCRDKVAEAGGEIITSPGGLKVFLSGFRVNYFDAPLNHGISELSEQDRQDLDYFKNDLWWYWGIKYWEGQIQHHYLDFYSSPGRVWTGQGYGYVQGDIAPPACPVCTSGN